A genomic stretch from Barnesiella intestinihominis YIT 11860 includes:
- a CDS encoding FimB/Mfa2 family fimbrial subunit: protein MKTGDWQRWVVGGIFFALLPLSSGCIDDNMSDCNNFTVRYRIELSTHTQAFSGRMENLNMHFYDGNKSLAYHEYVERERMPSNNIYAITLPANDYHHFAIANISQASCVKCSDLGVASDRYKLSYESAADTVSSHVSELYVGRERFTIADRNQFIEVVLTPCISKTRLHLSYGTDPVVPVKRVEGYVNETATGFLCNDSLYEYDRPVVVQMNEAGKDENGLALFEAVSFPSRNEARAGAKSLNRNPSEENAIWNTDVYVTIGDKITRNTINLTEPLPAGECIEIYGVVRDDGSIDIGHNVQATVAVTIDWKPGGDIDVDI from the coding sequence ATGAAAACAGGTGATTGGCAAAGATGGGTTGTCGGGGGAATCTTTTTCGCGTTGCTGCCGTTATCGAGCGGTTGCATCGACGACAACATGTCCGATTGCAACAATTTCACCGTCAGATATAGAATAGAACTGTCTACCCATACACAGGCATTTTCGGGTAGAATGGAGAATCTCAATATGCATTTTTATGACGGTAACAAATCGCTCGCTTATCATGAGTATGTAGAGCGGGAACGAATGCCGTCGAACAATATCTACGCTATTACCCTGCCTGCAAACGATTATCACCATTTTGCCATTGCCAATATTTCGCAGGCGAGTTGTGTGAAATGTTCCGACCTCGGTGTCGCGTCCGATCGTTATAAATTGTCTTATGAGTCGGCGGCCGATACGGTATCTTCGCATGTTTCGGAACTGTATGTCGGGAGGGAACGATTTACGATAGCGGACAGAAATCAGTTTATCGAGGTAGTTTTGACGCCTTGTATTTCCAAGACGAGGTTACACCTCAGTTATGGAACCGATCCCGTCGTCCCGGTAAAACGGGTAGAGGGATATGTCAATGAAACCGCAACCGGTTTTTTGTGTAACGACAGTCTTTATGAGTACGACCGCCCCGTTGTCGTACAGATGAATGAAGCGGGGAAAGATGAAAACGGACTGGCGCTTTTCGAAGCTGTTTCGTTCCCGTCGAGGAATGAGGCGAGAGCAGGAGCGAAGTCTTTGAATCGTAACCCATCGGAGGAAAATGCTATCTGGAATACCGATGTTTACGTTACCATAGGAGATAAAATAACACGAAATACGATCAATCTGACCGAGCCGCTTCCCGCCGGAGAGTGTATAGAAATATACGGTGTGGTGAGGGACGACGGCAGTATAGATATCGGTCACAATGTGCAGGCGACTGTGGCGGTGACTATCGACTGGAAGCCGGGAGGAGATATCGATGTGGATATATAA
- a CDS encoding DUF3575 domain-containing protein: protein MYTFDYYQCRTCGRKIGDGHKGYLAPTEAAISIIYILK, encoded by the coding sequence ATTTATACGTTCGATTATTACCAGTGTCGTACTTGCGGGCGTAAAATAGGCGACGGCCATAAAGGCTATCTTGCTCCTACCGAAGCCGCGATTTCTATAATCTATATACTGAAATGA
- a CDS encoding DUF3575 domain-containing protein, with protein MKRILNIIIIILLSAICLTGTAQKIAVKSNLLGWATATPTLGAEIGLDDRWTLNTHIYYNPFTFRDNRKWKHIRVQPEVRYWLCQKFNGHFFGLHVLYTHFNAGQVPLPFGIFPDVKKYRYQGNTYGAGLSYGYQWILTPRWSIEGSIGVGYKYNTLV; from the coding sequence ATGAAGAGAATCCTAAATATAATTATAATAATATTATTATCGGCTATTTGTTTGACCGGTACGGCGCAAAAGATAGCGGTAAAGAGTAATCTCCTCGGTTGGGCTACCGCCACACCGACGTTGGGAGCGGAAATAGGATTGGACGATCGTTGGACGTTGAATACTCATATCTACTATAATCCATTCACTTTCAGGGATAACCGAAAATGGAAGCATATCCGCGTACAACCCGAAGTGCGTTATTGGCTCTGTCAAAAGTTCAACGGGCATTTCTTCGGGCTTCATGTATTATACACCCATTTCAATGCCGGACAAGTTCCGCTTCCTTTCGGAATTTTTCCCGATGTTAAAAAATATCGTTATCAAGGCAACACTTACGGAGCCGGGTTATCTTACGGTTATCAATGGATTTTAACACCTCGGTGGAGTATCGAGGGAAGTATCGGTGTAGGATACAAGTATAATACGTTGGTTTAA
- the rhaD gene encoding rhamnulose-1-phosphate aldolase translates to MKLIKNDKLECQIADVAEVAGYLWQRGWAERNGGNISVNVTDLLTDEEKALPAISERYPLPKVMNALKGNFFLVTGTNRRMRYVASHPMENMAVIRISDTGDWYEIIADNPVRPTSELPSHLSMHDYLKGRGIDNKVVLHTHPTDLVAMTHNRAFLQPDVLGKLLWSMIPETRVIVPKGLGIVPYKLPGSLELADATIRLLDRYDVVMWEKHGALAVGGDVIECFDMIDTLSKSAQIYLQARAMGFEPEGLTDEQSEELRKAFRLV, encoded by the coding sequence ATGAAACTGATTAAAAACGATAAACTCGAATGCCAGATCGCCGATGTCGCCGAAGTGGCTGGTTATTTGTGGCAACGAGGGTGGGCCGAACGAAACGGCGGAAATATTTCGGTGAACGTTACGGATCTATTGACCGATGAAGAGAAGGCATTGCCTGCCATTTCCGAGCGATACCCGTTACCCAAAGTGATGAATGCATTGAAAGGGAATTTCTTTTTGGTGACAGGTACGAACCGGCGTATGCGTTATGTCGCTTCGCACCCGATGGAAAATATGGCGGTGATCCGTATTTCCGATACGGGAGATTGGTATGAAATTATCGCCGATAATCCGGTACGGCCTACATCGGAACTTCCTTCGCATCTCTCGATGCACGACTATTTGAAAGGCCGTGGCATCGACAATAAGGTCGTGTTGCATACCCACCCCACCGATTTGGTGGCGATGACCCATAACCGGGCGTTCTTACAGCCCGATGTACTGGGAAAACTGTTGTGGTCTATGATTCCCGAAACGCGGGTTATCGTACCCAAAGGTTTGGGTATCGTGCCTTATAAGTTGCCCGGTTCGCTCGAACTGGCCGATGCCACTATCCGGTTGCTCGACCGTTACGATGTGGTTATGTGGGAGAAGCATGGAGCATTGGCTGTCGGTGGCGATGTGATCGAGTGTTTCGATATGATCGATACGCTGTCTAAATCGGCGCAGATTTATTTGCAGGCTCGTGCGATGGGATTCGAGCCCGAAGGCCTGACCGACGAACAATCCGAGGAGCTTCGCAAAGCATTTCGTTTGGTTTGA
- the rhaT gene encoding L-rhamnose/proton symporter RhaT, which produces MNILIGLLIIAVGSFGQSSSYVPIKKVKSWSWESFWLVQGIFAWLVFPLLGAFLAVPTGHSLGELYSEGIPFMSVLYGVLWGVGGLTFGLSMRYLGVALGQSISLGTCAAFGTLLPALFAGTNLFRGEGLVLLAGVCITLAGIAVIGYAGSLKARNMSDEEKQKAIRDFAFTKGISVALLAGMMSACFSLGLEAGAEVQQTALALGASDLFALNPVILLVTLGGFCTNAAYCLWQNIKNRTGREYFSVSVSTGVNNLLFCALAGLLWYSQFFGLGMGKSFFTGSPVMLAFSWSILMSLNVIFSNVWGILLKEWNGVGRRTVTVLIAGLLILIFSTVFPNLVNSNL; this is translated from the coding sequence ATGAATATTCTCATAGGGTTATTGATTATTGCCGTAGGGAGTTTCGGCCAGTCGAGCTCTTATGTGCCTATCAAGAAAGTGAAATCTTGGAGCTGGGAGAGTTTCTGGCTCGTGCAGGGGATTTTCGCATGGTTGGTGTTCCCCTTGTTGGGTGCGTTTCTGGCGGTTCCGACGGGTCATAGTCTCGGGGAACTCTACTCCGAGGGTATTCCGTTCATGTCTGTCTTGTACGGTGTGCTGTGGGGAGTGGGCGGATTGACTTTCGGGTTGAGTATGCGCTATCTCGGTGTCGCCCTCGGACAGTCTATTTCGTTGGGTACTTGTGCGGCTTTCGGTACATTGCTTCCGGCTTTGTTTGCGGGAACGAATCTGTTTCGCGGCGAAGGTCTCGTCTTGTTGGCCGGGGTGTGCATTACGTTGGCCGGTATTGCGGTGATCGGTTATGCAGGTAGTTTGAAGGCTCGGAATATGAGCGATGAGGAGAAGCAGAAAGCTATACGCGATTTCGCTTTTACCAAAGGGATTTCGGTCGCCTTGCTCGCCGGTATGATGAGTGCCTGTTTCAGTCTCGGACTCGAAGCCGGAGCCGAAGTGCAGCAGACGGCATTGGCGTTGGGTGCGTCCGACTTGTTCGCCCTTAACCCGGTGATCCTGTTGGTTACATTAGGCGGTTTTTGCACCAATGCGGCGTATTGCCTGTGGCAGAATATCAAGAATCGTACCGGCAGGGAGTATTTCTCGGTATCGGTATCGACAGGAGTCAATAACTTATTGTTTTGCGCTTTGGCGGGTTTGCTTTGGTATTCTCAATTCTTCGGGTTGGGCATGGGAAAAAGTTTCTTCACCGGTTCGCCGGTCATGCTGGCTTTCTCGTGGAGCATATTGATGTCGCTGAATGTTATTTTCAGCAACGTGTGGGGAATTTTGTTAAAAGAGTGGAACGGGGTAGGACGGCGGACCGTAACCGTATTGATCGCCGGGTTGCTGATTCTTATCTTCTCGACGGTTTTCCCCAATTTGGTAAACAGTAATTTATAA
- a CDS encoding L-rhamnose isomerase produces MKNEQAVKAAFEYAAERYAAIGVDVNEVLKKMQGISLSLHCWQTDDVSGFENPDGELTGGIQATGNYPGKARNIDEVRADLLKVKSLLPGSHRINLHEVYGDFGGKKVDRDEVTPDHFTSWMQWAKENGLKLDFNSTSFSHPKSGMLTLANPDDSIREFWVEHTRRCRWIADEMGKYQNDPCIMNLWIHDGSKDTTVNRLYYRQLLEQSLDRIFATEYRHMKDCIEAKLFGIGAESYTVGSYDFYLGYGVKHNKIVTLDTGHFHLTESIADKISSLLLFTPEIMLHVSRPIRWDSDHVTIMNDDTLDLAHEVVRCDALSRVHIGLDYFDASINRIGAYVIGSRATQKCFLQALLEPLALLRKYEAEGRFFERLALLEECKSLPWNAVWDYFCLTNDVPVGEDYIADIEAYEKNVTSKRQ; encoded by the coding sequence ATGAAGAATGAACAAGCCGTGAAGGCGGCTTTCGAGTATGCCGCCGAACGTTATGCCGCCATAGGCGTAGACGTGAACGAAGTGTTGAAAAAAATGCAGGGAATATCTTTGTCGCTGCATTGCTGGCAGACCGACGATGTTTCAGGATTTGAAAATCCCGACGGCGAATTGACCGGCGGAATACAGGCTACGGGAAATTATCCCGGTAAAGCTCGCAATATCGACGAAGTGCGTGCCGATTTGCTTAAAGTGAAATCTTTGTTGCCCGGTTCGCATCGCATCAATTTGCACGAGGTGTATGGCGATTTCGGCGGTAAGAAGGTCGATCGTGACGAGGTTACTCCCGATCACTTTACCAGTTGGATGCAATGGGCCAAAGAGAACGGATTGAAGCTCGATTTTAATTCCACTTCGTTTTCCCACCCTAAAAGCGGCATGCTTACACTTGCCAATCCCGACGATTCGATTCGTGAATTTTGGGTAGAACATACTCGTCGTTGCCGGTGGATCGCCGACGAGATGGGAAAATATCAGAACGATCCTTGTATCATGAATCTTTGGATTCACGACGGTTCCAAAGATACGACCGTCAACAGGCTCTATTATCGTCAGTTGTTGGAACAGTCTCTCGACCGTATTTTCGCTACCGAGTACCGGCACATGAAAGATTGTATCGAAGCCAAACTTTTCGGTATCGGAGCCGAGAGTTATACCGTGGGGTCGTATGATTTTTATTTGGGTTACGGCGTGAAGCACAATAAGATCGTGACTCTCGATACCGGTCACTTCCATTTGACCGAAAGTATCGCCGACAAGATTTCCTCGTTGCTGTTGTTTACGCCCGAAATCATGTTGCATGTGAGTCGTCCCATTCGTTGGGATTCCGACCACGTGACGATTATGAACGACGACACGCTCGACTTGGCTCATGAAGTGGTTCGTTGCGATGCCCTTTCGAGAGTGCACATCGGTCTCGATTATTTCGATGCTTCTATCAACCGTATCGGGGCTTATGTCATTGGGTCGCGGGCTACACAGAAGTGTTTCTTGCAAGCGTTGCTCGAACCGCTTGCCCTGTTGCGAAAATATGAGGCCGAAGGGCGTTTCTTCGAACGTCTCGCTTTGCTCGAAGAGTGCAAGAGCCTGCCGTGGAATGCTGTTTGGGATTATTTCTGCCTGACGAACGATGTGCCCGTGGGTGAAGATTATATCGCCGACATCGAGGCTTATGAGAAAAATGTGACTTCCAAACGCCAGTAA
- a CDS encoding rhamnulokinase yields the protein MKDTACIAIDLGATSGRVILAKMKHGRLETEILNRFPNVIKEIDGRCYWDIYSLFDSIKEGLNMAASRRIAIDSIGVDTWGVDFVCVRPDGSFVSLPRAYRDPYTEGVPEQYFRHIPREEVYRLTGIQFMNFNSLFQLYAMRLEGSIDIDGVRSILFMPDAISYLLTGKEVCEYTILSTSQLMNPETCRIEERLLEPLHIPVEKFPPVVMPGRIIGNLRADVAAEIGLSAIPVVAVAGHDTASAVAAVPASGRNFAYLSSGTWSLMGIESEKPIVTDEAYRMNFTNEGGIDGTTRFLKNITGLWLLEQCLKAWKNKSGVTYSYPQIVEMGQSVATNESYVDPDDATFSNPVSMPEAIADYCKSHHMAVPRTHAEYVRCIFESLALKYRFVLTRLQTVASFPIECLHIIGGGSQNDLLNRFTANAIGLPVIAGPSEATALGNVLVQLRALGVVADRDSMRRLAAGAVSLQRYEPCDTELWNEKYVIFKKKCNLL from the coding sequence ATGAAAGACACTGCATGTATAGCCATAGATTTGGGAGCTACGAGCGGTCGTGTCATTTTGGCAAAAATGAAACACGGAAGGTTGGAGACGGAAATTCTCAACCGATTTCCCAATGTGATTAAAGAGATTGACGGACGTTGTTACTGGGATATTTATTCTCTGTTCGATTCTATCAAAGAAGGTCTGAACATGGCGGCTTCCCGACGGATTGCAATCGATTCTATCGGAGTCGACACATGGGGCGTCGATTTTGTCTGTGTTCGGCCCGACGGTTCGTTCGTTTCGTTGCCCCGTGCATATCGCGACCCATATACCGAGGGCGTTCCCGAACAATATTTCCGACATATTCCCCGGGAAGAGGTCTATCGTTTGACCGGTATACAGTTTATGAATTTCAATTCGCTGTTCCAACTTTATGCGATGCGTCTCGAAGGCAGTATCGATATAGACGGAGTACGCAGCATTTTGTTTATGCCGGATGCCATCTCTTATCTGCTCACCGGAAAAGAGGTGTGTGAATATACTATATTGTCGACCTCCCAATTGATGAATCCCGAAACTTGCCGGATAGAAGAACGGTTGTTGGAACCTTTACATATTCCGGTAGAAAAATTTCCTCCGGTCGTTATGCCGGGCCGGATAATCGGGAACTTGCGGGCCGATGTAGCGGCCGAAATCGGATTGTCCGCTATTCCCGTTGTAGCTGTTGCCGGTCACGATACGGCATCGGCGGTGGCGGCCGTGCCGGCATCGGGAAGGAATTTCGCTTATCTCAGCTCCGGCACTTGGTCGTTGATGGGCATAGAATCGGAAAAGCCGATTGTCACCGACGAGGCTTATCGAATGAATTTCACGAACGAGGGCGGTATCGACGGGACTACCCGTTTTCTGAAAAATATCACCGGATTGTGGCTTTTGGAACAGTGCCTGAAAGCGTGGAAAAATAAATCGGGTGTGACTTATTCCTATCCGCAAATCGTGGAAATGGGACAGTCCGTTGCCACGAACGAGAGTTATGTCGATCCCGATGATGCGACCTTTTCCAATCCCGTTTCCATGCCGGAGGCTATTGCGGATTATTGCAAGTCTCATCACATGGCCGTACCGCGAACGCATGCCGAGTATGTGCGGTGCATATTCGAGAGTCTTGCTTTGAAGTATCGCTTTGTTTTGACCCGCTTGCAGACGGTGGCATCTTTTCCCATCGAATGTCTGCATATTATCGGCGGCGGTTCGCAAAACGATTTGTTGAACCGTTTTACGGCAAATGCTATCGGACTTCCTGTGATTGCCGGGCCTTCCGAGGCGACGGCTTTGGGTAATGTGTTGGTACAGTTGCGGGCTTTGGGCGTGGTAGCCGATCGGGATTCCATGCGTCGATTGGCTGCCGGAGCGGTCTCGTTACAGCGTTATGAACCGTGCGATACCGAACTGTGGAACGAGAAATACGTGATTTTCAAGAAGAAATGTAATTTATTATAA
- a CDS encoding AraC family transcriptional regulator has protein sequence MEEKKSDALKYLRVNARDEEWGIVITTVGYQYVSPNHAYPLSKHPDNYNFKNEGKRTLNEYQLVYITRGEGYFSSRSCPKTHIEAGTMLLLFPGEWHKYYPDARTGWDEHWVGFRGFHIDNRVKSGFFTPSHCLFKIGTDDKIIDLYHEIMDKAEREKAGFQQIVSSIVLHLLGSVYYKDLNRSFNDDHMIDIINRARIMMKEEQTGNLSPETIAARLGVGYSLFRREFKRYSGISPGQYQQQLKLARAKELLSSSNLSIAEIAFELNFECVGQFSTFFRKKEGVTPSEFRRQRF, from the coding sequence ATGGAAGAGAAAAAATCGGATGCTTTAAAATATCTGAGAGTAAATGCTCGGGACGAAGAATGGGGTATCGTCATTACGACGGTAGGTTACCAATATGTTTCGCCTAATCATGCCTACCCGTTGTCGAAACACCCGGATAACTACAATTTCAAGAACGAAGGCAAACGCACCCTCAACGAATATCAATTGGTTTACATTACGAGAGGAGAAGGCTATTTTTCCAGCCGGTCCTGTCCGAAGACACACATAGAAGCCGGAACCATGCTGTTGCTCTTCCCGGGAGAATGGCACAAATATTACCCCGATGCCCGAACCGGCTGGGACGAACATTGGGTAGGGTTCAGAGGATTCCACATCGACAATCGGGTAAAAAGCGGCTTCTTCACCCCGTCGCACTGTCTGTTCAAAATAGGAACAGACGATAAAATCATAGACCTTTATCACGAAATCATGGACAAGGCCGAACGCGAGAAAGCAGGATTTCAACAAATCGTATCGAGCATCGTCTTACATTTGTTAGGAAGTGTGTACTACAAAGATTTGAATCGCTCGTTTAACGACGATCACATGATCGACATCATCAACAGAGCCAGAATCATGATGAAGGAAGAACAAACCGGGAATTTGTCTCCCGAAACCATTGCAGCCCGATTAGGTGTAGGATATTCTCTATTTCGCCGGGAATTTAAACGGTATAGCGGAATTTCTCCCGGACAATACCAGCAACAACTGAAACTGGCTCGTGCCAAAGAATTACTGTCCTCGTCCAATCTCTCCATTGCAGAAATCGCATTTGAACTGAATTTCGAATGCGTGGGACAATTCTCGACCTTTTTCCGCAAAAAGGAAGGAGTGACCCCATCGGAATTTCGACGACAACGATTCTGA
- a CDS encoding DNA/RNA non-specific endonuclease translates to MKKTFAYALLVLTALYSCEEGKQEEPVLPETTPDEIYLNVSPHALTFDETDASKNIITVSTNTNWKATVDNSELKINRTEGTSEDTSISITEAPEGKTCKLTISTIPANGEKTISKEVSISRATAVVTPDRTIIYNNDFDKEIAVKNTYWPYLDQFDGWKNANGTGSGAETYDQMSVSVRSDWTSDYAPPADYRPYASGKNNIYFNKAGSFVSINNINIAQEKDFILQFGSSENKIFDYDDLKVEIGNGTSWVEIDYSRNLTNSWALTTSMFSLQNSSGTLSIRLTATGATQMRIDDIRLTDGEPSEQIIVFDNTVYPLAELPAYENDDYVITHYGTLGSQRVRNYTMLFDKEKHAALWVAYPLHSCYRGNSGRTEAWAADPLIEMLYQAKVYGETFCYYKDYSRGHQIPSADRTATDELNSQTFYASNMTPQNGDFNGGIWASLEGKIRENMCQDTLYVVTGCYFGNGYTTTYDGYYGNNADPASKICPVPTHYFKVVLRTRSGNSGKAVGQCGSDELKAIGFWLEHRNDYPQTFSTEYCKSVEYIEQQTGFTFFPSVPKEVKKQCTPSDWVL, encoded by the coding sequence ATGAAAAAGACATTCGCCTATGCCTTGTTGGTTCTTACGGCTCTCTATTCTTGTGAAGAAGGAAAACAGGAAGAACCCGTACTTCCCGAAACGACTCCCGATGAAATCTATTTAAACGTTTCGCCTCATGCACTCACTTTCGACGAAACCGACGCGTCGAAGAATATCATAACTGTCAGTACAAATACGAACTGGAAAGCAACAGTGGATAATTCGGAACTGAAAATAAACAGAACCGAAGGAACAAGCGAAGATACCTCCATATCCATTACCGAGGCTCCCGAAGGAAAGACTTGTAAACTCACGATTTCGACGATTCCCGCAAATGGAGAAAAAACGATTTCCAAAGAAGTGTCCATATCGAGAGCCACGGCTGTCGTCACTCCCGACCGGACGATTATATATAACAACGATTTCGACAAAGAGATCGCAGTCAAAAACACATACTGGCCTTATCTCGACCAATTCGACGGCTGGAAAAATGCGAACGGAACCGGTAGCGGAGCCGAGACATACGACCAAATGAGCGTATCGGTCAGAAGCGACTGGACATCGGATTACGCCCCACCTGCCGACTACCGCCCTTACGCATCGGGAAAAAACAACATCTACTTCAACAAAGCCGGCAGCTTCGTTTCCATAAACAACATTAACATCGCTCAGGAAAAAGATTTTATCCTGCAATTCGGTAGTTCAGAAAACAAGATATTCGATTACGACGACTTGAAGGTCGAAATAGGAAACGGGACTTCATGGGTAGAAATAGACTATTCCAGAAATCTGACGAACAGTTGGGCTTTGACGACAAGCATGTTTTCCCTTCAAAACAGTTCCGGCACACTTAGTATCAGACTCACCGCCACAGGCGCCACACAAATGCGCATAGACGACATAAGATTGACCGACGGAGAACCCTCGGAGCAAATCATCGTTTTCGATAACACCGTTTATCCGTTGGCAGAATTGCCTGCATACGAAAACGATGACTACGTCATCACTCACTACGGCACGCTCGGCAGTCAAAGGGTGCGGAACTATACTATGCTGTTCGATAAAGAGAAACACGCCGCTTTGTGGGTTGCCTACCCGCTCCATTCATGTTATCGGGGAAACAGCGGAAGAACCGAGGCTTGGGCGGCAGACCCTCTCATCGAAATGTTATATCAGGCCAAAGTTTATGGAGAAACATTCTGCTATTATAAAGACTATTCACGCGGGCATCAAATACCTTCGGCCGACCGTACGGCAACCGACGAACTGAACAGCCAAACATTCTATGCCTCGAATATGACACCCCAAAACGGAGATTTCAACGGCGGGATTTGGGCTTCTCTCGAAGGGAAAATTCGAGAAAATATGTGCCAAGACACTTTATACGTAGTGACCGGTTGTTACTTTGGAAATGGATATACGACTACTTACGACGGATATTATGGAAACAACGCCGATCCCGCTTCTAAAATCTGTCCCGTACCTACCCACTATTTTAAAGTGGTATTGCGCACTCGTTCCGGGAACTCGGGAAAAGCCGTCGGTCAATGTGGCTCCGACGAGCTGAAAGCCATTGGTTTCTGGTTGGAACATCGCAACGACTATCCCCAAACATTCAGTACAGAATATTGCAAATCGGTAGAATATATAGAACAACAAACCGGGTTCACCTTCTTCCCCTCCGTACCAAAAGAAGTAAAAAAACAATGTACGCCGTCCGATTGGGTTCTCTGA
- the pgeF gene encoding peptidoglycan editing factor PgeF: MVLHENKDCRWYSFPSFDALPGVVTFVTTRNGVVHGDVYSTDNMGEYTGDNPDRVIANRQRICRSLGIDTLISPRQIHGTKVLSVTDEFIRLSKPEQTACLDGVDAVMTDCPSVAIAVSTADCVPVLLYDAVHRACAAVHAGWRGMAGHIVRRSIDEMVNMYGTVPSDLYVAVGPSIGPDNFEVGDEVVQTFDSEGFDVNRIAHRYPSGRFHIDLWAAAVEELTACGVDLSRIEVAGICTRAHDWEFFSARSLGFHSGRFLTGIYICP, translated from the coding sequence ATGGTTTTACACGAGAATAAGGATTGCAGGTGGTATTCGTTTCCTTCGTTCGATGCACTGCCGGGAGTCGTTACGTTCGTTACGACACGTAACGGAGTCGTTCACGGTGATGTGTATTCTACGGATAATATGGGTGAATACACCGGGGATAATCCCGATAGAGTTATCGCAAATCGACAGAGGATCTGTCGCTCGTTAGGTATCGATACGTTGATTTCTCCGCGCCAAATTCACGGAACGAAAGTTCTGTCTGTAACCGACGAGTTCATTCGGTTGTCTAAACCAGAACAAACAGCTTGTTTAGACGGTGTCGATGCTGTGATGACCGATTGTCCGAGCGTAGCGATAGCTGTGTCGACGGCCGATTGTGTCCCCGTTTTGCTTTACGATGCCGTTCATAGGGCTTGTGCTGCTGTTCATGCCGGGTGGCGAGGCATGGCCGGACATATCGTTCGACGGTCGATCGATGAGATGGTTAATATGTATGGTACGGTTCCGTCTGATCTGTATGTTGCGGTGGGGCCGTCGATCGGCCCCGACAATTTCGAAGTGGGCGATGAGGTGGTACAAACGTTTGACTCGGAGGGTTTCGATGTAAATCGTATAGCGCATCGTTATCCGTCGGGGCGTTTTCATATCGATTTGTGGGCGGCTGCTGTGGAGGAGTTGACGGCTTGTGGCGTCGATTTGTCCCGTATCGAAGTTGCGGGTATTTGTACACGAGCCCATGATTGGGAGTTTTTTTCGGCTCGCAGCTTGGGATTTCATTCCGGGCGTTTTTTGACGGGTATATATATTTGTCCATAA
- the obgE gene encoding GTPase ObgE: protein MAESNFVDYVKILCRSGKGGAGAMHLYRAKYVPKGGPDGGDGGRGGNVYLRANRNLWTLLHLKYSRHVLAGNGSPGGANRSFGKDGEDKTIEVPCGTAVFDANTGEFLCEVTQDGEEVVLLKGGRGGLGNWHFKSATNQTPRYAQPGEPAVERTVILELKLLADIGLVGFPNAGKSTLLSTISAARPKIADYPFTTLEPNLGIVSYRDNRSFVMADIPGIIEGASEGKGLGLRFLRHVERNAVLLFMVPADTDSIRKEYDVLLRELTAFNPDLQDKQRVLAVTKCDMLDDELIEAMKDDLPDVPVVFISSVTGQGITELKDVLWRELNDEENRVMTLTHRNLDERHRVEEEDNFDTGLERDESGDESGDDNFEEEDW from the coding sequence ATGGCAGAGTCGAATTTTGTAGACTACGTGAAAATACTTTGTCGTTCGGGTAAGGGCGGAGCCGGTGCTATGCATTTGTACCGGGCCAAATATGTACCTAAGGGTGGTCCTGACGGCGGTGACGGCGGTCGGGGAGGAAATGTTTATTTACGAGCCAATCGTAATTTGTGGACTCTGTTGCATCTGAAATACTCTCGTCACGTACTTGCCGGTAACGGTTCACCCGGCGGGGCGAACAGAAGTTTCGGTAAAGACGGTGAAGATAAGACCATAGAGGTTCCTTGTGGTACGGCGGTTTTCGATGCCAATACGGGTGAGTTTTTGTGTGAGGTTACACAAGACGGTGAGGAAGTAGTTCTTTTGAAAGGCGGCCGTGGCGGTTTGGGAAACTGGCATTTCAAATCGGCGACCAATCAGACCCCAAGATATGCCCAGCCCGGAGAACCGGCCGTGGAGCGCACTGTTATTTTGGAGTTGAAATTGCTTGCCGATATAGGATTGGTGGGATTTCCCAATGCGGGTAAATCGACATTGTTATCTACGATTTCAGCGGCTCGTCCTAAAATAGCCGATTATCCTTTTACTACTCTCGAACCGAATTTGGGTATCGTATCCTATCGAGATAATCGGTCGTTTGTCATGGCCGATATACCCGGAATTATAGAGGGAGCGAGCGAAGGAAAGGGGCTTGGATTGCGTTTCCTCAGGCATGTGGAACGCAATGCCGTATTGTTGTTTATGGTTCCAGCGGATACCGATAGTATTCGTAAAGAATATGATGTTTTGCTTCGCGAACTTACCGCTTTCAATCCCGATTTGCAGGATAAACAGCGGGTGCTTGCCGTGACCAAGTGCGATATGCTCGACGACGAGTTGATCGAGGCGATGAAGGACGATTTGCCTGATGTGCCTGTCGTATTTATCTCATCGGTGACGGGACAGGGTATTACCGAGTTGAAAGATGTGTTGTGGCGTGAGTTGAACGATGAGGAAAATCGCGTGATGACACTGACCCATCGTAATCTCGATGAGCGCCATCGGGTCGAGGAGGAAGATAACTTTGATACAGGTTTGGAACGTGACGAAAGTGGCGACGAGTCGGGCGACGATAATTTCGAGGAAGAAGACTGGTAA